One Mycolicibacterium sp. ND9-15 genomic window, ACTGACCGGTGAGCTGCAGCCCGGCACCACCGCCACCGATCTCGTGCTGACCGTGGCCGAGCTGCTGCGGCGCACCGGGGTGGTCGGCAAGTTCGTCGAGTTGTACGGTCCCGGCGTCGCCAACGTGCCGCTGGCTAACCGCGCGACGATTGGCAACATGAGCCCGGAGTACGGCGCCACGTGCGCGATCTTCCCGATCGATGCGGTCACGCTCGACTATCTGCGGCTCACCGGCCGCTCCGAACATCAGATCAAGTTGGTGGAGGCTTACGCCAAGGAGCAGGGCATGTGGCACGACCCTGGCCACGAGCCCACGTTCTCACAGACCATCGAGCTGGACCTGGGCACCGTCGAACCGTCGATCGCCGGGCCGAAGCGACCACAGGACCGCATCCCGCTGCGCATTGCGCCGCACGCGGTCAGCGCGCTGCTCACCGGTGCCGAAACCACGGAGGACGCGCTAGCCGGTCTGGATAAGGCGTCGGCCCTGTCGTTCCCGGCCAGCGACCCGATAGCGATCGACTTCAACAGGCCGGGCGACAAACCGCGCTCGCCATGTCTGTGCGGCCGCATCCACGACTGGCCGTCGTCACCGGTCGAGGTCGAACTCGATGACGGAACCAATACCGAAGTTGACAACGGCCATGTGGTGATCGCCGCGATCACCTCCTGCACCAACACCTCGAACCCGTCGGTGATGGTGGGCGCCGCGCTGCTGGCGAAGAAGGCGGTCGAGAAGGGGCTGACCCGCAAGCCCTGGGTCAAGACAACGCTGGCGCCGGGCTCGCGGGTTGTCACGGACTACTACGAGAAAGCCGGTCTCACAGAGTATCTGGACACACTGGGATTCAACCTCGTCGGCTACGGCTGCACCACCTGCATCGGCAACTCCGGACCGCTGATCCCTCAGGTGAGTCGGGCGGTGACCGACAACGACCTGACGGTCTGCTCGGTGCTGTCGGGCAACCGCAACTTCGAGGGCCGGATCCATCCGGAGACCCGGATGAACTTCTTGGCCTCACCGCCGCTGGTCGTCGCGTATGCACTCGCCGGCACGCTGCACCTCGACCTTCTCCAGGATCCGCTGGGCACCGGCCATGATGGCGAGCCGGTATACCTGCGCGATATCTGGCCGACGGCCGACGAGATCGCCGAGGTGGTCGACGATCACCTGCAGGCCGAGTTGTTCACCAGGAGCTACGCGGACGTGTTCACCGGTGACGACCGCTGGCGGTCGCTGCCGGTCCCGGAAAGTGACACCTTCGAGTGGGATCCCGACTCGACTTATGTGCGTCGGCCGCCGTACTTCGATGGCATGGGACGCGAACCCGACCCGGTCAACGACATTGCCGGCGCGCGGGTGCTGGCCAAGCTGGGGGACTCGGTCACCACTGATCACATCAGCCCGGCCGGGTCGATCAGCCCGACGTCCCCGGCGGGGCAGTACCTGACCGCGCACGGCGTCGAGCGCAAGAACTTCAACTCCTACGGTTCGCGGCGCGGCAACCACGAGGTGATGATCCGCGGTACCTTCGCCAACATCCGACTGCGCAACCAACTCGCGCCGGACACCGAAGGCGGGTGGACCCGTGACTTCACCCAGCCCGACGGGCCGGTCACGACGATCTACGAGGCTTCGGTGAGCTACGCCGACGCCGGTACGCCGCTGGTGCTCCTCGCCGGCAAGGAGTACGGCTCGGGGTCGTCGCGGGACTGGGCTGCCAAGGGCACGCTCCTGCTCGGAGTGCGCGCGGTGATCGCCGAGTCCTATGAGCGCATCCACCGCTCCAATCTCATCGGCATGGGCGTGCTGCCGCTGCAGTTCGCCGACGGGCAGAGCGCGGAGTCGCTCGGGCTGACGGGCGAGGAGACGTTCGAGATCACCGGCGTGACTGCCCTCAACGACTCGATTCCCGACACCGTGCATGTGAAGGCCGACGGGCTCGATTTCGACGCGGTGGTGCGCATCGACACCCCCGCCGAGGCCGACTACTACCGGCACAGCGGCATCATGCAGTATGTATTGCGCCAATTGCTGGACGGGCGATCCTGACTGCAATCGGTTCAGACGACGACATTTCGCTCATCCCCCGAAAGCCACTGCACTATGTCGTCAAGTGCACGTCGCGGTGTCGGCGGCAAAGGATCGGCGTTGGCCGGCGCCCAGCCGACCCGCAACAGCATCTGCGGAAAGCAGCACGAGCCGAACACGTCGGACCAGACGGCGTCACGTGTTTCCCGGATCTCGAGGGGCTCGGTGATCGGGCAACTGGCCAACCCGGCCGCCGTCGCGGTCAACAGCGCCGCGCTGGCGGCCTCACCCGCATTCAATTGGCTCAGCCGGTCATCGGTATCGGTGCCAAGAGCCAATATCACCGCGTTGTCCTCGGCGGTTGAGCCGTCGGCAGGCTGAGCAAGGGCGGGACCGGCAAACAGGCGGTTGCGTAGCGCCGTATCGTATTTCGGCTCGTTTCGTGCCGGTATGCCGGCCAAGGAGCCGTACCGTCCGCTCCACTGCGTCAGTTCGGCTAGATATTCGTGGTTGGCCGCATGTCTCCAAAATGCTTGCGCCACAATAGTGTACAGGGTGTCGACCTCGTCGATTCGGCGCAGGTTGACCCCGATTTGAGCCGCGCGTTCGCGCATCAAACCGATGTCGTCGTCCGACACCGGCCGCGGACCAAAGTTTCGTCGATCCGTTTGCCGCCGCGGTATCGCGGCCATCAGCATGGCATCGTCGTGGTCGCCCTCGCCGCGATGCAATTCGATCGTCGCGAGATGATTACCGTCACGTGCATCTGGAAGGCGGTGAACCGTGGTTCGCCATCCCATCGCATGGAACGCGATCACGCAGTGATTCAGTGCCGCACCGCAACTCAGCATCAAGTCACGGCCGTCCGGATCGACGTGGGGAAGCCTCAAGCTAGGATCGATGTACAAATGCACGGCTCTGTCGTCGACTCGCCACCGCCATGGCTGCGAGTTGTATATGGAAGGCGCTCGGGTTGCCAACGTGAGTACTGCGCGGGTCGTTTCACTGTCCGGAAAGTGCTCACTCATCAGCACATCGCCTCCTACGGGGAGCCCACTGTTCCCTCCATGATCCCGCACCGCCGCCGCGGTAGCTAGAGCGCCAAGGTCGTGGTGAGCGCGAGTCTGCAAGCGAGCCGACTCGTCGGTCATACCCAGTCACACTGTTCGTGAAGACAGCCGTATCTGTCTCTGACGAGACATTCGACAGCGTCTGCCAAACCGCCTCGGAGCTGGGTATGAGCCGATCCGAGTTCTTCGCCCGCGCGGCGCAGCGCTACCTCGATGAGTCAGACGCCCGATCGTGACAGGCCAGATCGACAAGACGCCAGTCGCCTTGCGACCGTGCTCATTGCGGTGATCCCTTTGAACACAGCCTTTGCGGCGATGCCGGGCAATGTGGTCCTACCTGCTGCAGCGACGGGACTCCCGCGCGATTCAGTCGTAAGCAGGTGCAAGCGACACACACCATCGAAGGTTTTCTTGCGGTGGAAGTAGCCCCTCGGGCGTTCGTGGCAGAGAACGGCCATGTGATGACCCGGCTCTCAGCCACCAAGTGGGGCGGCGGCGAAGGTCTGGAGATCCTCGACTACTCGGGGCCGGGCACCGTCGAGGTCTCCGACGAGAAGCTCGCTGAGGCTCAACGGGCCAGCGAAGTGGAAGCCGAACTGCGTCGCGAGGCCGGAACGGCGTGAGCTGGGGCGGCTCTAGACGCTGGCACAGACTCGCTCCTGAGCGAAAGGCTAAACGCCTGGCCGGCGGATTCCCATTCTTAGGGTCAAGTCGCGCCAGACGTTAGGACGCACCCACTCGGCGCAGATTGAATGAGAAGGACAGGTTCCAACCTCACATCAAATATGTTGTTGCGCAACGCAACTCACTATCACCTGGTAACGGTGCGGTTCACGAGGTGCGAGTTTCCCCGTGACCCGCAGGGGAGTGGCGCCACTTCCCGAAGGATCCAGCGGCCGGACAGTAGGATCATTGGTAGTATGTCTGTATGGCCAAAGAGAAGATTTCCGTGACTGTTGATGCGGCGGTGCTCGCCGACGCTGACGCCGATGCCAAGGCGGCGGGGTTGAATCGGTCGGAGATGATCGAGCGAGCATTGCGCACCGAACATCTTCGTCGTGCGTTGCACACCTACACAACTCGCACTGTGCCGGCGCTGAACATCGACTCCTATGCCGAGCAGGTATATAAGGCCAACCACGCCGCAGCCTTGTGATCGCGCCCGGCGACATCGCACCGCGCCAGGACAGCGGCCGCGAGCTATACGTGGCGGTGCTCTCCAACTCGATCCACCTCGCCGCCAGTACCGGCCGTATCATCACCTGCCCCTTCATCCCCGGCCCAACCCCGGACGGCGCGATGGCCATGGTCGTCCCCATCAATCAGCCCGAAGGCACGCTTCTCCCCGAACTCGTTCAATGGTTACCGAGTTCTGCGCTCGGTGAACCGATCGGCACCGTCGGAGCAGTCGCCATCGGCGAGGCGACAACGATTGTGGCGGCGCTGATCTCGTAGGCGCGCCATCGGAATGCTCCTTCCCGATTTCATCACGTGACGCCCGCACCGCGTCCGCGAACAGGCTGCAGCGCGTGCCTGCTCAACAGCAAGCGTCTTCAGATGCGGCGCCGCGGGCGATGGAGCATCCGCAGCTGAAGGCCTATCTAGTCTTCTCCGAAGCCTTATCGCCGATCTCGCAGACGTCGGCCGACCGCATCGTGGACATCCTAATTCGAATTGTCGGTGTCGAAGGTCCCGTGACCGGTTGGCGAATCCACCAGGTGTACCGAAAATGCGCGACGGTTCGCGAATCGCACGATGATTTCTCTCGTCTGCTCAACCGGGTCATTTCGGCTGCTGAGCGCAAAGGGGCGATCGTCTCGGAGAACCCACTCAATGAGTCCGGCAACAAGCCACGGACCTTTAGGCTGCCGAGTCAGCCGTCGGTCGTCGCACGGGAGCTGGGTACGCGGACTATCGATATCGTCCCCTCGGGCGAGGTGCTTCAGTACTGCCGGAGTGTTTCGGCAGGACAAGGGCTGTCCGAGAACGATCTGATTGAGCGGGTGGGCAAGCTGCTTCGTAACCGGCATTTAGTGAGCGAACTGCGAGAGGCGGTCGCGGCCGCGAAGCGCATTGATGCGAGAATCGCCGCGCCCCCGGCCCGGACGTCAACCGGCCCGATTCCCCGAAGATCGGAAGGCGTCTGTCCGTCGTGCTTCACAATTCACGCCGGCGAGTGCGCATAGTCATCAAAGGAGTTTCGCCACTATTGTCGATGGATTACCAGCTGGCCGAAGCACGTTGCACACCAACTATTTTCGTGACTGGGCGCAGCGACCGCCATCGCAAGTCGGCCGTGCCGTGTCATTGGTCGACGTTATGCTGACCGGATGGCTACGGAAATCACAGTCCGCGGGTCCTCACTTATGCGTGGCCGGGGAGTTGGTGGCCGCTGAGCCGGTCGATGACCGCTGGGTGATCGAAGGCCAGGTATTCGTCTTTCGCTAACACTGCCAGTTCACCGCGGGCACCGGCCTACGCCAGTGGTGGTACGTGAATGTCGAAGTTGCGATGGTGGATCATGGCTTGAGTCGAGCGCTGGCTGACCTGAGGGCGCACACTCGTGTTTGGCAGGGCCGCACGGAATGAGGAGCGAGAAGTGGTCGAATGTCGTAATTGCACAGCAGGTATGTGCAGCCACGGGGCGCAGTGTCCGATGATGATTCGCTGGTACGACGATCCGTGGGACGGCACTTTTTGGCGGCGCTGCGAGTGCACGGCATCGATGCACGCGGCGGGGTATCCCGTGTCGGTCCTGGCGGGTGGCTCCGCGCGACGAGCGGCAGGCAAACCCGAGGTGAGCATGGCGCACCAGGAGCGTCGAGTTCGGAGCACTTGTATCGGCTAGTTTTCTGGCTACTATTAGGCCTGTTCTTCGGCTAAGATGTCGTCATGGCGAAGAATGTTGCGCTGTCGGAGGCCAAGGACAAGCTCTCGGCCTATGTCGATGAGGCGGAGAAAACCCACGAGATCATCCAGATCACCCGCCACGGCCGGGTGGCCGCGGTGATCATGTCCGCTGATGACCTTGAATCTCTGCAAGAGACGCTGCACGCTCTGCGGACACCCGGCGTGGCGAAAGACCTGGCCCAAGCCGAGGCCGATTTTGCGGCGGGCAACACAGTGTCCGCCGAGGAGGTTAGGCGGCGCTACGGTCTGACGTGACCGAGCCCGAAGCCTCGTGGGAGGTTGCGTTTTCTCCAGGCGCAGATCGTGCGCTGCAGCGTCTGCCGCACAAGGTGGCCACGGCGGTGGCCGAGTTCGTTCTGACCACGTTGCCGACCGATCCGTACCGGCTGTCCAAGCCGCTGCGATACGAGTTCGAGCACTGGCGGGTAGCGCGCCGTGGTGCCTACCGCGTGACGTTTCGCATTCACGATGACGTGCGCGTGCTCTATATCGGCCGAATTGAGCACCGTGCCCACGTGTACCGGCGACAGTGAGACTGTTCTTCGTGCGTTACCGGCCGCCAAAAGGCAGCCGCATCTGAGAAATTTCGCTCACCGAGGCGTCCGAATCGCCGTCCCTGACGAGCTTGATTCCCGCCGCGTTATAAGCGCTGATTGCCCCCTCGGCAACAGATGCCAGCGTCGCCACCTCGTGTGGCCGAGCTCCGGGGCGTCCGCTAACGTCTCATTGACCGCGCTGTCAGGCCGCGCGCTGCACATACCGAACCCCCATCGCCTCAACTGCTTGGCGCGCTACTCGATGACCACCCGGTCGGTGGCGCCTCGGCCGAACACTTCGGGCGAGTACATCTCCCCGGCCTTGGGCGGGCCAGCGGTAAAGGTGCCCGGGGTCGTCGCACGGGCGGTGTAGCGATACCGATGCCACGCCGGGGGATTGCGGAAATCGTAGAGATATCCGAAGGTCAGTTTCGTGTTCACGGTTGATCGGAAGCCACACTGTGAGCGGCCGGTTTCCAAGGCTTGAATCGGCCCGTCTCAGGCCAGCCTTCGACCGCCGCCAGGAGCTCGTACATCGTTGCGCCGTCGATGCACTCGCGAATGATGTCGGCGTGTCCGGCGTGCCGGGTGAACTCCTCAATGAGGTGCAACACCACCCAGCGAACCGTGCAATCGGCGGCAACCCCGTAAGCCGCGTAGATATGGTTGGGCACTCTCACCGAGGCGTCGAGGTCAGCGTCGCCGAGAACACCCATGGTCGCGGCGTTCTGGGCCGTCAACCGTTCGAGTAACCCGGCAAGGGTGTCCTTGTCGCGCATCACGAACTGCTCCTCGCGGCGCTCCCACGTCACCATCATCCCTTCCAACGACCACGGGTCTTGCGCCAGGCCTGGTGGGGTAAGCACTTGCTGCGTCCATGCGTACTCCATGGTGGTCATGTGTTTGATCAGGCCGCCGATGCAAAGGCTGCTCGCCGTTGGGGTGCAACGGGCTTGTTCATCGGTCAGACCGTAGGAGGTCACGTCGAATGCCTGGTGTTGATATCTGAGGTATTCCAGCAAGCTGGCGAGTTCACCGGTAGCAGGAGCGGGCATCGCGGGCATGGCTACATCTTCTTCCGCCATCGCCGGCCGCCACAGGCGTTCGCGAGAAGTGGCAGCAAAGCTTGTCCCCGGCGTGTAACGATCCAGTACGTGGCCAACGAGTACGCCTGGGGAAGCACAGACCGGGAACACCGACGGCTTGCAAGTCAAGGTGACGCGCTGCGTCCTGCGACAGAAAGGCTGTTCCGCGCTGCCGGTATCGGACCGGGTATGCGTGTGCTTGATTGTGGGTCGGGCGGCGGCGATGTTTCGGTCATCCGCGGACCTGGTGACCTCATCAGGTCAAGTTGTGGGCATCGACCGCGACGCCGCTCACGTCGACGCCGCGAACCGCCGTGTAAAGGACGACGGCCTTACACATGTTCGGTTCGAAACAGCCGACATTTCGTCGCCGTGAGTGCAACTTCAACTCCTGCGGCAGACCCGCGCGCCGACGAAGTGCCGTGAACGACCGCCCAAGGGCGTTGAGCGTCAACCTGCCACCGCGCTCACTGGGCCACAATGCGGGGGAGCGGTCGGCGGTGGTGAACAGCTCTCGGCCCTCCGCGCACCAGTACTGCAAAAGCTCAACTGCTCATGGGAACTCGGGAACTGTCAGCACCGTTCGCCGGCGGGGGCCGGACCCCTTCGTGCCCTTTGCCCACCGAACGGTCAGTGCGC contains:
- a CDS encoding Acg family FMN-binding oxidoreductase, with the translated sequence MSEHFPDSETTRAVLTLATRAPSIYNSQPWRWRVDDRAVHLYIDPSLRLPHVDPDGRDLMLSCGAALNHCVIAFHAMGWRTTVHRLPDARDGNHLATIELHRGEGDHDDAMLMAAIPRRQTDRRNFGPRPVSDDDIGLMRERAAQIGVNLRRIDEVDTLYTIVAQAFWRHAANHEYLAELTQWSGRYGSLAGIPARNEPKYDTALRNRLFAGPALAQPADGSTAEDNAVILALGTDTDDRLSQLNAGEAASAALLTATAAGLASCPITEPLEIRETRDAVWSDVFGSCCFPQMLLRVGWAPANADPLPPTPRRALDDIVQWLSGDERNVVV
- a CDS encoding toxin; this encodes MIAPGDIAPRQDSGRELYVAVLSNSIHLAASTGRIITCPFIPGPTPDGAMAMVVPINQPEGTLLPELVQWLPSSALGEPIGTVGAVAIGEATTIVAALIS
- a CDS encoding DinB family protein, yielding MPAMPAPATGELASLLEYLRYQHQAFDVTSYGLTDEQARCTPTASSLCIGGLIKHMTTMEYAWTQQVLTPPGLAQDPWSLEGMMVTWERREEQFVMRDKDTLAGLLERLTAQNAATMGVLGDADLDASVRVPNHIYAAYGVAADCTVRWVVLHLIEEFTRHAGHADIIRECIDGATMYELLAAVEGWPETGRFKPWKPAAHSVASDQP
- a CDS encoding type II toxin-antitoxin system RelE family toxin, whose product is MTEPEASWEVAFSPGADRALQRLPHKVATAVAEFVLTTLPTDPYRLSKPLRYEFEHWRVARRGAYRVTFRIHDDVRVLYIGRIEHRAHVYRRQ
- a CDS encoding ribbon-helix-helix protein, CopG family, encoding MAKEKISVTVDAAVLADADADAKAAGLNRSEMIERALRTEHLRRALHTYTTRTVPALNIDSYAEQVYKANHAAAL
- a CDS encoding aconitate hydratase produces the protein MRSANSSDSFGTRDRLIVDDTAYLIYRLDRIDGSARLPFSLKVLLENLARNEDGRLVTAEQASALAAWDPAAEHGREVAYTPARVLMQDFTGVPCVVDLVAMRDAITDLGGDTRRINPLCPTELVIDHSVIADVFGRPDAVRINAELEFERNAERYQLLRWAQQAFDDFSVVPPDTGICHQVNLEYLSRVVFTSDGQGGSMAYPDTLVGTDSHTPMVNGLGVLGWGVGGIEAEAAMLGQPMSMLIPPVLGLKLTGELQPGTTATDLVLTVAELLRRTGVVGKFVELYGPGVANVPLANRATIGNMSPEYGATCAIFPIDAVTLDYLRLTGRSEHQIKLVEAYAKEQGMWHDPGHEPTFSQTIELDLGTVEPSIAGPKRPQDRIPLRIAPHAVSALLTGAETTEDALAGLDKASALSFPASDPIAIDFNRPGDKPRSPCLCGRIHDWPSSPVEVELDDGTNTEVDNGHVVIAAITSCTNTSNPSVMVGAALLAKKAVEKGLTRKPWVKTTLAPGSRVVTDYYEKAGLTEYLDTLGFNLVGYGCTTCIGNSGPLIPQVSRAVTDNDLTVCSVLSGNRNFEGRIHPETRMNFLASPPLVVAYALAGTLHLDLLQDPLGTGHDGEPVYLRDIWPTADEIAEVVDDHLQAELFTRSYADVFTGDDRWRSLPVPESDTFEWDPDSTYVRRPPYFDGMGREPDPVNDIAGARVLAKLGDSVTTDHISPAGSISPTSPAGQYLTAHGVERKNFNSYGSRRGNHEVMIRGTFANIRLRNQLAPDTEGGWTRDFTQPDGPVTTIYEASVSYADAGTPLVLLAGKEYGSGSSRDWAAKGTLLLGVRAVIAESYERIHRSNLIGMGVLPLQFADGQSAESLGLTGEETFEITGVTALNDSIPDTVHVKADGLDFDAVVRIDTPAEADYYRHSGIMQYVLRQLLDGRS
- a CDS encoding type II toxin-antitoxin system Phd/YefM family antitoxin, with the translated sequence MAKNVALSEAKDKLSAYVDEAEKTHEIIQITRHGRVAAVIMSADDLESLQETLHALRTPGVAKDLAQAEADFAAGNTVSAEEVRRRYGLT